In Ramlibacter sp., the sequence CAGCAGCAGTGCTGCGGTGGTTGGAAGGAGGTGTTTCATGGTGGGCGTTGTTGTCATGGCAGAAGCTGGCTGCTGAGAAACCCGACCACCTTGCGGTTGACCTCGGGCAACTGGGCGCGGTCAAAGCCGGGCGGGTCCTGCAGCAGTTCAACCAGGTTGGACGGCAGGAGGTTCATGGGCGGCGGGGGCGAGAGCATGGCGCCGTGGCCTGCGGTGGGCAGGTCGGCCACCACGGTGCAGGTCTTGCAGGCCGCAAGGATGGCGCCGCTGTGAAACTGCGGCGTCAGCCATTTGTCCTGCCCCAGGGTGATCAGGCCCAGCGGCACATGCGGCGTGGCCAGCGAACTGGCGTCAAAGTCCATGGCGGCCGGCGCGGCGGCCACGATGGCCTTGATGCGCGGGTCTTCGTGGGTGTACCAGGTGGCATCTGAAAAGCGCTGGCGCAGCACGCCGAGCGCCATGGACTTCTTCAGGCCGTCCAGCGGGCCGCCGGTCAGGCGCAGGGCGATGCCAACGCAGGACGCAAAGTCCTCACCCAGGTGCGCCTCGCAGTGCGCCAGAAAGCGGGCCGGCGACCAGCGCCCGCCGGCCAGGCTGAGTGCCGTGTGGCCGCCCGCGGAAAAGCCATACATGCCGACCTTGTCCAGCGCCAGCAAGGGCGCAAAGCGCGCGTCGGCCGCCACGACGTCAATGGCGCGCGACACCTCGCCGGGGCGGCGCTTGTAGCTCTCGGGCCCCGTGTCGCTGTCGTCCTTGTTGTTGTCGCCCCTGTGCTCGGGCATGGCCACCACGTAGCCGGCTTGCACCAGCGCGCGCGCCAGATCGGTGTGGACCCAGGGCGCGCCGCCCGTGCCGTGCGAGACCACCACCAGGCGGCCGTTGCCGCGTTGCGGCGCGGCGTCCAGCGCCGCGTTGAAGGTGAAGCGAAAACGCTGGACAGGCGCCTGGGCGCCGGACGTGGGATAGAACACCGTCACCACGCCCTTGCCGTCCTGCCCTGGCATCTCGGTCATGCCCATGGCAAGGGCAGACTGAGGTGCCACGGACTGTGCCTGTGCCTGCCTGGCGGGCAATGCCATGAAGGCAAGGGTGGCAGCCGTGGCGGCCAGTTTGATGAGGGCGCTGGCCAGCAGCAGGCGGGTGGGGACGCGGCGCCCGAAAACAATCAATGCCATGGCGTGCTCCCTGTCTTACCAGGCGTCGCGCGAGGACAGGCGGTCGCGTTCCTGCTGGAGCAGGCGTTCATACAGGCCGGCACCGGGCATGGCCAGCAGCACCACGGCGCCGTGGATGGCCAGGCCCAGGCCCCAGCCCAGGAACGGGTAGATCGCCCAGGCGCGGCCACTGGCGGCCGACAAGCCGGCCAGCAGCAGGTTGACGGCGACGAACACGATGGCGTGGATCAGCCAGCCCATGCGCATGCCAGCGCGCTTGCGGGCCATGCGTTCGATCTGCTGGTCGTTCAGGGGGGTGGTGGCGTTCATGGTGGTTCCTTTCAGGGTCAAGCGAATGAAGGGGGGATGGCTCAGGCGGCGGCGTGCAGCGCATCGCCGGGGTTGTGGGCCCGCAGCGCCAGGCGCCACAGGCGGGAGGCGCGGGCCACGAACAGGCCGCTGAACACGCCGTAAAGGGCGGCCACGCTGAGGGTGAAGGTGGTGTCGCGCACCAGGGCGGGCTGCAGGGCCAGTTCCACGCCCACGATGTACTTGGTCATGAAGATGCCGACGATCAGCAGCAGCGGCACCCAGCTGCCGGGCAGGTCAAAGCGGCGCGTGGCCGGGTCGTAGCGGCTGCCCGCGGGGGCGCCAATGCCCCAGGCCAGGGCCAGCACCACAGCGGCGGCCAGCAGCCAGACGGCCACCGTCTGGACCAGCCAGCCCGACGTGCCAAACGCGGTGAAGAGGCCATAGATCGAAAACGCGGTCATGGCCAGTGGCATGACGGTGACGCGGCGCAGGCCCACGGTGCGCGGCAGCGCCTGGCTCAAGCCCAGCCAGAGCAGGGCGGCCAGCAGGCCCCAGACCCACCTGGGGGTGTTGCCGAGGATTTGTTCGATGGCTTGCGGGTGTTGGGTGATGAGCTGGATCAACATGGGGTTCTCCTTGAAAGGGTCAGGTCAGAAGGAATCAGGAAAAAGGGGGCTGCCGGGTTCAGGCCAGGCCGACTGAGGACCAGAGCAGGTGGCCGAGGTAGCGGCTGGGCAGCAGGGTGAAGCCGCCGGCCACCACGCAGGCGCCGATGTACAGGCGCTGCATGGTCTTGCGGTGGCCTTCGATGTTGCCCTTGAACAGGAACCAGAAGGCCATCACCAGCGCGCCCAGCGTGACGGGAATCAGGATGTGGATGGGGCCGAAGCCGGCGATGTGGGGCAACTGCTTGCCGCTGATGAAGATCGCGGTGACGGCGGTCATGACCATCAGCGTGACCCAGGCGTAGCCAAAGGCGCGGTGCAGGCGCGGGCGCTGGGTGCGGCC encodes:
- a CDS encoding dienelactone hydrolase family protein, translated to MALPARQAQAQSVAPQSALAMGMTEMPGQDGKGVVTVFYPTSGAQAPVQRFRFTFNAALDAAPQRGNGRLVVVSHGTGGAPWVHTDLARALVQAGYVVAMPEHRGDNNKDDSDTGPESYKRRPGEVSRAIDVVAADARFAPLLALDKVGMYGFSAGGHTALSLAGGRWSPARFLAHCEAHLGEDFASCVGIALRLTGGPLDGLKKSMALGVLRQRFSDATWYTHEDPRIKAIVAAAPAAMDFDASSLATPHVPLGLITLGQDKWLTPQFHSGAILAACKTCTVVADLPTAGHGAMLSPPPPMNLLPSNLVELLQDPPGFDRAQLPEVNRKVVGFLSSQLLP
- a CDS encoding 2TM domain-containing protein, translated to MNATTPLNDQQIERMARKRAGMRMGWLIHAIVFVAVNLLLAGLSAASGRAWAIYPFLGWGLGLAIHGAVVLLAMPGAGLYERLLQQERDRLSSRDAW
- a CDS encoding DUF2306 domain-containing protein, translating into MELTPIVAVHMTAAIAAIVTGPVALWARKGRTQRPRLHRAFGYAWVTLMVMTAVTAIFISGKQLPHIAGFGPIHILIPVTLGALVMAFWFLFKGNIEGHRKTMQRLYIGACVVAGGFTLLPSRYLGHLLWSSVGLA